A single region of the Streptomyces sp. NBC_00425 genome encodes:
- a CDS encoding type I polyketide synthase: MGNTEDKFREYLKRATADLRQARRRLADVEDRAHEPLAVVGMACRFPGGVVSPEGLWDVVAGGVDAVGEFPAGRGWDVEDLYDPDPDAVGKSTTRQGGFLYDAAGFDAEFFGISPREALAMDPQQRLLLETAWEAFERAGIVPQTLRGSDTGVFAGVMYNDYASRLKPAPESFEGYLVNGSLGSIATGRIAYTLGLEGPAVTVDTACSSSLVALHQAGRALRRDECSLALAGGVTVMATPNTFVEFSRQRGLSADGRCKAFADGADGTGWAEGVGWLVLERLSEARRNGHPVWAVIRGSAINQDGASNGLTAPNGPSQQRVIRQALADARVAASDVDAVEAHGTGTKLGDPIEAQALLATYGQAHDSEQPLWLGSLKSNIGHTQAAAGVGSVIKMVMAMRHGILPQTLHVDAPTSHVDWNEGAVALLTEQRPWPLTGRPRRAAVSSFGISGTNAHVILEQAPTDTDTPTADADALSPADTPADTDTPAPADADVSEASPRTTPARTALVPWTLSAKTPAALREQAARLAEFVRESEGDPVDPVDSVGSVDSVDPVDVGWSLAVTRSVFEHRAVVLGEGREQLLAGLDALAAGKSGADVVRGRATGAGGLAVMFSGQGSQRPRMGRELYAAFPVFAQAFDAACVHLDAELGRSLKDVVFAEEGSAEAALLEETQFTQAALFAVESALFALVSSWGVRPDAVIGHSVGEVAAAYAAGVFSLADACRLVAVRGRLMQAARAGGAMIAVAAPAEQVAPVVASFGGRLALAAVNGPSAVVVSGDADAAGELAERFRQEGVRVKRLAVSHAFHSPHMDTAVARFEEAVAGIVFREPRLAVISNVTGAPAVEGELTDPAYWAGHIRAAVRFHDGVQALHARGITAYLELGPDPVLTALVKNTLDTGTDTGTDTGAEGSSGTTGSGNVTAVAVLRKDKDEARTALGALAVLHAHGIGADLTPLLGAGRRVALPTYAFQHEDFWLHAVPRTDVTSAGLNRADHPLLGAAVELADTGHLVLTGRLTPHDQPWLADHTIAGTTLLPGTAYLDLALHAARLTGLGAVEDVVLEAPLALPSLGAVRLQVTVEAPDGSGARALSVHSRPEAGEGVEDTDPAPWTRHATGTLTPTPAPAPAPAPAVWPPAHATPVDLTGLYPRLTAQGYAYGPAFQGLTHLWHHADDYYARITLPPHTTPHDHPLHPALLDATLHALLATTPHTDTHTDTSTDTSTDTDADAGIRIPFAWNDITLHATHPTTLHAHLTRTTPDTLRITATDPTGQPVLTVGELTTRTITREQLAAAGAATAAPAGLHLPAWTPLPAGVAGEPEPLGPVGVVGADPLGLAEALREAAGDAASVRVYDTLGALRAAVDEGAGVPARVLVTCVGGPADEEVLDAMRAVLGRVTAQVREWLADERFEDAQLVVVTRDAVAARPGPEIRDLAAAPVWGLVRSAATEHPGRFALLDVGGGPVTPGTGSCGTGAALVQALAGRLGEAAVRDGGVQVPRLVRAADASGVLTPPDGCDSWRLDVTSRGTLAHLALLPHPEGEGPLQGHEIRVAMRAGGLNFRDVMVGLGMYPGDDARIGGEGAGVVVEVGSQVTAFSPGDRVMGLFPSGGLAPVAVTDHRWAARIPRGLTFQQAAVVPVVYLTAYYGLVDLAGLRRGERLLVHSAAGGVGMAALQIARHLGAEVYGTAGLGKWDALRGLGLDDAHLADSRTTGFEQGFLAATGGHGVDVVLDCLAKEFVDASLRLLPRGGRFLEIGKTDIRDAGQVAAEHPGVAYRAFDLMEAEPGRIQAIWAELVALFEAGALTPPPITAWDVSHAVDALRYLSQAQHTGKTLLTLPRALDVEGTVLITGATGALGGLLARHLVTHHRIRHLNLTSRTGGDAPGAAQLTDDLTRLGATVTLTACDLGDPAALARLLDTVDPRHPLTAVVHTAGLLDDGTVDTLTPHRLDTVLAPKADAAWHLHRLTRHHDLTAFVLYSSAAGLLGNPGQANYAAANTFLDALAHHRHTQGLPATSLAWGLWDQASRMTGHLDGTALSRLSRTGVTALTPQEGLALFDAALGLRQPLSVAMGLDPAVLAERAAAGVLEPLFAALVRPRAGASAVRAARGAGGPGGGGDVLADRLAALPAQGRRALLAEVVCENVAAVLGHATADSVGLERPFKTLGFDSLSAVELRNRLGAATGRRLSPTLIFDHPTPAALVGHLDELLAPPQADVFGRLLAELDALQGTLGEAVVSPASAGRAAARLQDFLLRLEEGQFDAAGSEGSAAERISAASDDEIFDLIDNELGIV; encoded by the coding sequence GTGGGAAACACCGAAGACAAGTTCCGCGAATACCTCAAGCGCGCGACGGCCGACCTGCGTCAGGCACGTCGCCGGCTGGCCGATGTGGAGGACCGGGCGCACGAGCCGTTGGCGGTCGTGGGGATGGCCTGTCGTTTTCCGGGCGGGGTGGTCTCGCCGGAGGGTCTGTGGGATGTGGTCGCGGGGGGCGTCGACGCGGTCGGGGAGTTCCCGGCGGGCCGGGGCTGGGACGTGGAGGACCTGTACGACCCGGACCCCGACGCGGTGGGGAAGTCGACGACGCGTCAGGGCGGGTTCCTCTACGACGCGGCGGGGTTCGACGCGGAGTTCTTCGGGATCAGTCCGCGTGAGGCGCTCGCGATGGATCCGCAGCAGCGGCTGCTGCTGGAGACGGCGTGGGAGGCGTTCGAGCGGGCCGGGATCGTGCCGCAGACGTTGCGCGGCAGCGACACCGGCGTCTTCGCGGGCGTCATGTACAACGACTACGCGTCGCGCCTGAAGCCCGCGCCCGAGAGCTTCGAGGGCTACCTCGTCAACGGCAGCCTGGGCAGCATCGCCACCGGCCGGATCGCCTACACCCTGGGCCTGGAAGGCCCCGCCGTGACCGTGGACACCGCCTGCTCGTCGTCGCTCGTCGCCCTGCACCAGGCGGGCCGGGCGCTGCGCAGGGACGAATGCTCCCTGGCGCTGGCCGGGGGCGTCACCGTCATGGCGACACCGAACACGTTCGTGGAGTTCAGCCGGCAGCGCGGGCTGTCCGCCGACGGCCGGTGCAAGGCCTTCGCGGACGGCGCGGACGGCACCGGCTGGGCGGAGGGTGTCGGCTGGCTGGTGCTGGAGCGGCTGTCCGAGGCGCGGCGCAACGGGCATCCGGTGTGGGCCGTGATCCGGGGCAGCGCGATCAACCAGGACGGCGCGTCCAACGGACTGACCGCGCCGAACGGGCCGTCCCAGCAGCGGGTGATCCGCCAGGCCCTGGCCGACGCCCGCGTCGCCGCCTCCGACGTGGACGCGGTCGAGGCGCACGGCACCGGCACCAAGCTCGGCGACCCCATCGAGGCCCAGGCCCTCCTCGCCACCTACGGCCAGGCCCACGACAGCGAACAACCCCTGTGGCTGGGCTCGCTGAAGTCGAACATCGGCCACACCCAGGCCGCCGCCGGCGTCGGCAGCGTCATCAAGATGGTCATGGCGATGCGCCACGGAATACTGCCCCAGACCCTGCACGTCGACGCGCCCACCTCCCACGTCGACTGGAACGAGGGCGCGGTCGCCCTCCTCACCGAGCAGCGCCCCTGGCCCCTGACCGGCCGGCCGCGCCGGGCCGCGGTCTCCTCGTTCGGGATCTCCGGCACCAACGCCCACGTCATCCTCGAACAAGCCCCCACCGACACCGACACCCCCACCGCCGACGCTGATGCCCTCAGCCCCGCCGACACCCCCGCCGACACCGACACCCCCGCCCCCGCCGATGCCGACGTTTCCGAGGCGAGCCCTCGCACCACCCCCGCCCGGACGGCCCTCGTGCCCTGGACGCTGTCCGCGAAGACGCCTGCCGCGCTGCGCGAACAGGCCGCACGACTGGCGGAGTTCGTGCGGGAGAGCGAAGGCGACCCGGTCGACCCGGTCGACTCGGTCGGCTCGGTCGACTCGGTCGATCCGGTGGATGTGGGGTGGTCGCTGGCGGTGACGCGGTCGGTGTTCGAGCACCGGGCGGTGGTGCTGGGCGAGGGTCGTGAACAGCTCCTGGCGGGCCTGGACGCGCTGGCGGCCGGCAAGAGCGGCGCGGATGTGGTGCGGGGCCGCGCCACCGGCGCGGGCGGGCTTGCGGTGATGTTCTCCGGGCAGGGCAGCCAGCGCCCCCGGATGGGCAGGGAGTTGTATGCGGCGTTCCCGGTGTTCGCGCAGGCCTTCGACGCCGCGTGCGTGCATCTGGACGCAGAGCTGGGGCGGTCCCTGAAGGACGTCGTGTTCGCGGAGGAGGGCAGCGCCGAGGCGGCGTTGCTGGAGGAAACCCAGTTCACGCAGGCGGCCCTGTTCGCGGTGGAGTCGGCGTTGTTCGCTCTGGTGTCGTCGTGGGGCGTGCGCCCGGACGCGGTGATCGGGCATTCGGTCGGCGAGGTTGCGGCGGCGTATGCGGCGGGGGTGTTCTCGCTGGCGGACGCGTGCCGGCTGGTGGCGGTGCGGGGCCGGCTGATGCAGGCCGCCCGGGCGGGCGGTGCGATGATCGCCGTCGCCGCCCCCGCGGAGCAGGTGGCGCCGGTGGTGGCGTCGTTCGGGGGGCGGCTGGCGCTGGCGGCGGTCAACGGGCCTTCGGCGGTCGTCGTCTCCGGCGACGCCGACGCCGCCGGGGAGCTCGCGGAGCGATTCCGGCAGGAGGGGGTGCGCGTCAAGCGTCTGGCGGTCTCGCACGCCTTCCATTCCCCGCACATGGACACCGCGGTCGCCCGGTTCGAGGAGGCCGTCGCCGGGATCGTGTTCCGTGAGCCGCGGCTCGCGGTGATCTCCAACGTCACCGGCGCCCCAGCGGTGGAGGGCGAGCTGACCGACCCGGCGTACTGGGCGGGGCACATCCGGGCGGCGGTCCGCTTCCACGACGGCGTCCAGGCCCTGCACGCGCGCGGGATCACCGCCTACCTCGAACTCGGCCCCGACCCCGTCCTGACCGCCCTCGTCAAGAACACCCTCGACACCGGCACCGACACTGGCACCGACACCGGCGCCGAGGGCAGCAGCGGCACCACGGGCTCAGGCAACGTCACCGCGGTCGCCGTCCTGCGCAAGGACAAGGACGAGGCCCGTACCGCCCTGGGGGCGCTGGCCGTCCTGCACGCCCACGGCATCGGCGCCGACCTCACTCCCCTTCTGGGCGCAGGCCGGCGTGTCGCCCTGCCCACCTACGCCTTCCAGCACGAGGACTTCTGGCTGCACGCCGTCCCGCGAACGGACGTGACGAGCGCCGGCCTGAACCGCGCCGATCACCCCCTGCTCGGCGCCGCCGTCGAACTCGCCGACACCGGGCACCTCGTCCTCACCGGCCGCCTCACCCCCCACGACCAGCCCTGGCTCGCCGACCACACCATCGCCGGCACCACCCTCCTGCCCGGCACCGCCTACCTCGACCTCGCCCTGCACGCGGCCCGGCTCACGGGTCTGGGCGCGGTGGAGGACGTCGTCCTCGAGGCGCCGTTGGCCCTGCCCTCCCTGGGCGCGGTCCGGCTTCAGGTGACGGTCGAGGCGCCGGACGGCTCGGGGGCGCGGGCGCTGTCCGTCCATTCCCGTCCGGAGGCGGGTGAGGGCGTAGAGGACACCGACCCCGCTCCCTGGACCCGCCACGCCACCGGCACCCTCACCCCCACACCCGCACCCGCACCCGCACCCGCGCCCGCTGTCTGGCCCCCCGCCCACGCCACCCCCGTCGACCTCACCGGCCTCTACCCCCGCCTCACCGCCCAGGGCTACGCCTACGGACCCGCCTTCCAAGGCCTCACCCACCTCTGGCACCACGCAGACGACTACTACGCCCGCATCACCCTCCCCCCGCACACCACCCCCCACGACCACCCCCTCCACCCCGCACTCCTCGACGCCACCCTCCACGCCCTCCTCGCCACCACCCCCCACACCGACACACACACCGACACCAGCACCGACACCAGCACAGACACCGACGCCGACGCCGGGATCCGCATCCCCTTCGCCTGGAACGACATCACCCTCCACGCCACCCACCCCACCACCCTCCACGCCCACCTCACCCGAACCACCCCCGACACCCTCCGCATCACCGCCACCGACCCCACCGGACAACCCGTCCTGACCGTCGGGGAACTCACCACCCGGACGATCACCCGTGAGCAGCTCGCCGCGGCCGGGGCCGCCACCGCCGCGCCCGCCGGGCTCCATCTGCCGGCGTGGACGCCGCTCCCCGCGGGCGTGGCCGGGGAGCCGGAGCCGCTCGGGCCGGTGGGGGTGGTCGGGGCCGATCCGCTGGGTCTGGCCGAGGCGCTGCGGGAGGCGGCCGGGGACGCAGCGTCCGTCCGGGTCTACGACACGCTCGGCGCGCTGCGGGCGGCGGTGGACGAGGGCGCGGGCGTTCCGGCGCGCGTGCTGGTCACCTGTGTCGGCGGCCCGGCGGACGAGGAGGTGCTGGACGCCATGCGTGCCGTTCTGGGGCGGGTGACGGCTCAGGTGCGGGAGTGGCTGGCGGACGAGCGGTTCGAGGACGCGCAGTTGGTCGTGGTCACCCGCGATGCCGTCGCGGCGCGTCCGGGTCCCGAGATCCGTGATCTGGCCGCCGCGCCCGTGTGGGGTCTGGTGCGGTCGGCGGCCACCGAGCATCCGGGCCGTTTCGCGCTGCTCGACGTGGGCGGCGGCCCGGTGACGCCGGGGACGGGGTCGTGCGGGACGGGGGCGGCGCTGGTCCAGGCTCTCGCCGGGCGGCTTGGCGAGGCGGCCGTCCGCGACGGGGGTGTGCAGGTGCCGCGGCTGGTGCGCGCGGCGGACGCGTCCGGTGTGCTGACGCCGCCGGACGGCTGCGATTCCTGGCGGCTCGACGTGACCAGCAGGGGGACGCTCGCCCATCTGGCGCTGCTGCCCCATCCGGAGGGCGAGGGGCCGCTCCAGGGTCATGAGATACGGGTCGCGATGCGTGCGGGGGGTCTGAACTTCCGGGACGTGATGGTGGGCCTGGGCATGTATCCGGGGGACGACGCCCGGATCGGCGGCGAGGGTGCGGGCGTGGTCGTCGAGGTGGGCTCGCAGGTGACCGCGTTCTCGCCGGGCGACCGGGTGATGGGTCTGTTCCCGTCCGGCGGGCTCGCTCCGGTCGCTGTCACCGATCACCGGTGGGCGGCGCGGATCCCGCGGGGGCTGACGTTCCAGCAGGCCGCTGTCGTGCCGGTGGTGTATCTCACGGCGTACTACGGTCTGGTGGATCTGGCGGGGCTGCGGCGCGGTGAGCGGCTGCTGGTGCATTCGGCGGCCGGCGGTGTGGGCATGGCCGCCCTGCAGATAGCCCGGCACCTGGGCGCCGAGGTGTACGGCACCGCCGGCCTGGGCAAGTGGGACGCGCTGCGCGGCCTGGGCCTGGACGACGCCCACCTCGCCGACTCCCGCACCACCGGCTTCGAGCAGGGCTTCCTCGCCGCCACCGGCGGCCACGGCGTGGACGTCGTCCTGGACTGCCTCGCCAAGGAGTTCGTCGACGCCTCCCTGCGCCTGCTGCCCCGCGGCGGCCGCTTCCTGGAGATCGGCAAGACCGACATCAGGGATGCCGGGCAGGTCGCGGCCGAGCATCCGGGCGTGGCCTACCGGGCGTTCGACCTGATGGAGGCGGAGCCGGGGCGGATCCAGGCGATATGGGCCGAGCTGGTGGCGCTGTTCGAGGCCGGGGCGCTGACGCCGCCGCCGATCACCGCGTGGGACGTCAGCCATGCCGTCGACGCGCTGCGGTATCTCAGTCAGGCCCAGCACACGGGCAAGACGCTGCTGACGCTGCCGCGTGCGCTGGACGTCGAGGGCACCGTCCTGATCACCGGAGCCACCGGCGCCCTCGGCGGCCTGCTGGCCCGCCACCTCGTCACCCACCACCGCATCCGCCACCTGAACCTCACCAGCCGCACCGGAGGCGACGCACCCGGCGCCGCCCAGCTCACCGACGACCTCACCCGGCTCGGCGCCACCGTCACCCTCACCGCCTGCGACCTCGGCGACCCCGCCGCCCTCGCCCGCCTCCTCGACACCGTCGACCCCCGCCACCCCCTCACCGCCGTCGTCCACACCGCCGGCCTCCTCGACGACGGCACCGTCGACACCCTCACCCCCCACCGCCTCGACACCGTCCTGGCGCCCAAAGCCGACGCCGCCTGGCACCTGCACCGCCTCACCCGCCACCACGACCTCACCGCCTTCGTCCTCTACTCCTCCGCCGCCGGCCTCCTCGGCAACCCCGGACAGGCCAACTACGCCGCCGCCAACACCTTCCTCGACGCCCTCGCCCACCACCGCCACACCCAGGGCCTGCCCGCCACCTCCCTCGCCTGGGGCCTGTGGGACCAGGCGAGCAGGATGACGGGGCATCTCGACGGCACGGCGCTGAGCCGGCTGTCCCGTACGGGGGTGACGGCTCTGACGCCGCAGGAGGGGCTGGCGCTGTTCGACGCGGCGCTCGGGCTGCGTCAGCCGCTGTCGGTGGCGATGGGGCTCGATCCGGCGGTGCTGGCCGAGCGGGCGGCGGCCGGTGTGCTGGAGCCGCTGTTCGCCGCTCTGGTGCGGCCGCGGGCGGGGGCGTCGGCGGTCCGGGCCGCGCGGGGGGCGGGCGGCCCGGGGGGCGGGGGCGACGTGCTCGCCGACCGGCTCGCGGCGCTGCCCGCGCAGGGGCGGCGGGCGCTGCTGGCGGAGGTCGTGTGCGAGAACGTCGCGGCGGTCCTCGGGCACGCCACGGCGGACAGTGTCGGGCTGGAGCGTCCTTTCAAGACGCTCGGTTTCGACTCGCTGTCCGCGGTCGAGCTGCGCAACCGGCTCGGCGCGGCGACCGGCCGCCGGCTGTCGCCGACGCTGATCTTCGACCATCCGACGCCGGCCGCGCTGGTGGGGCATCTCGACGAGCTGCTCGCGCCGCCGCAGGCCGATGTGTTCGGGCGGTTGCTGGCCGAACTCGACGCGCTTCAGGGCACGTTGGGTGAGGCGGTGGTCTCGCCTGCGTCGGCGGGCAGGGCCGCGGCCCGGCTGCAGGACTTCCTGCTGCGCCTGGAGGAGGGCCAGTTCGACGCGGCCGGGTCCGAGGGGTCGGCGGCCGAGCGTATCTCGGCGGCGAGCGACGACGAGATCTTCGACCTCATCGACAACGAGCTCGGGATCGTCTGA
- a CDS encoding ferredoxin — MLITVNEEECCSSGICAMTAPDVFDQRDEDGVVVLLDAEPEPGLHAEARKAARSCPSLAIEVQEA; from the coding sequence CTGCTGATCACGGTCAACGAAGAAGAGTGCTGTTCCTCGGGCATCTGCGCCATGACCGCCCCGGACGTCTTCGACCAGCGCGACGAGGACGGCGTCGTCGTCCTCCTCGACGCGGAACCGGAGCCCGGCCTGCACGCCGAGGCCCGTAAGGCGGCCCGCAGCTGCCCCTCGCTCGCCATCGAGGTGCAGGAGGCCTGA
- a CDS encoding cytochrome P450: MVLQNGRTAWLATRHEDVRALLSHPATSSNRAHPSFPATVADIGVFAQKGFLLSMDAPDHALHRRMVTSEFTANRIRRLRPRIQEIVDECVTGILERGAGRPVDLVQELSLPVPSLAICELLGVPYDTRSVFQKYTEVLLDRASTPADRQHAFGALREFLGELVVSKETEPDDALVSRLVVKYREAGVYDRELITGFAVLLLVAGHETTANMISLGVAALLREPAKLARITEDPSLTPGAVEEILRYFSIVDYPTARVALEDIEVGGVTVRAGEGFIASAAAANHDGQVFPDPGELDIGRNTSGHVAFGFGVHACLGQNLARAELEIVYDTLFRRIPKLRLVSPPEEIPFKDATVFGIHRLEVTW, from the coding sequence GTGGTTCTGCAGAACGGCAGGACGGCCTGGCTGGCGACGCGTCATGAGGACGTGCGGGCCCTGCTGAGCCACCCGGCGACGTCCTCGAACCGTGCGCACCCGTCCTTTCCCGCGACGGTCGCCGACATCGGCGTCTTCGCGCAGAAGGGTTTTCTGCTCTCGATGGACGCCCCGGATCACGCGCTGCACCGCCGCATGGTCACCAGCGAGTTCACGGCGAACCGGATCCGCAGGCTCCGTCCCCGTATCCAGGAGATCGTCGACGAGTGCGTGACCGGCATCCTGGAGCGCGGCGCCGGCCGGCCCGTCGACCTGGTCCAGGAGCTGTCGCTGCCGGTGCCCTCGCTCGCCATCTGCGAACTGCTGGGCGTGCCCTACGACACCCGGAGCGTCTTCCAGAAGTACACCGAGGTCCTGCTCGACCGGGCCAGCACCCCGGCCGACCGGCAGCACGCGTTCGGCGCCCTGCGGGAGTTCCTCGGCGAGCTCGTCGTCAGCAAGGAGACCGAACCGGACGACGCGCTCGTCAGCCGGCTCGTCGTGAAGTACCGGGAGGCGGGCGTCTACGACCGCGAGCTGATCACGGGGTTCGCGGTGCTGCTGCTCGTCGCCGGTCACGAGACCACCGCGAACATGATCTCGCTGGGCGTGGCGGCGCTGTTGCGCGAGCCGGCGAAGCTCGCCCGGATCACCGAGGACCCGTCGCTGACCCCGGGCGCCGTCGAGGAGATCCTGCGCTACTTCAGCATCGTCGACTACCCGACCGCCCGGGTGGCCCTGGAGGACATCGAGGTCGGCGGTGTCACGGTCCGCGCCGGCGAGGGCTTCATCGCCTCCGCCGCCGCCGCCAACCACGACGGGCAGGTCTTCCCCGATCCCGGCGAGCTGGACATCGGGCGGAACACGTCGGGTCATGTCGCCTTCGGTTTCGGCGTCCATGCGTGCCTCGGCCAGAATCTGGCGCGCGCGGAACTCGAAATCGTCTACGACACGCTTTTCCGGCGCATACCGAAACTGCGTCTGGTGTCGCCTCCTGAAGAAATTCCCTTCAAGGATGCGACGGTATTCGGAATTCATCGTCTGGAGGTGACGTGGTGA
- a CDS encoding type I polyketide synthase: MSDPTRAAAETYRTLTLVQDLLADELLADSALAVLAHGAEPAPGRDPHPADLAAAPLWGLLRAAGSEHPGRTAVLDTDDDTASLRALPAALAAGEPELLLRRGTAHVPRLHARPAGPRTRAAGLDPDGTVLITGGTGALGALVARHLVTHHGVRRLLLTGRRGPDAPGAADLTAELTGLGATVTVTACDTSDRDALARLVDGVPARHPLTAVVHAAGVLDDGIITSLDRERFDTVWRPKADGAWYLHELTAHQDLAAFVLFSSLAGQAGNAGQANYAAANTFLDALAHHRHAQGLPATSLAWGLWGDSQERAGAGLATRLDAAALARAAHGGLLPLSAADGLALLDAALATDEPLLVAARFDPAALHARAADGTLAHRLRGLAPHTARRAAPPAADATELARRLAGLERPQQEKAVLDLIRTTVAAVLGHDDASRVDDDLAFKTAGFDSLTGGELRKRLCALTGLALPVTLAFDHPTPNALARHLLRKLEPAAAQPPVLAELDRLEAALASPADDEDLRRAVADRMANLLALWSAPARDGGPDDTAEGAGRIESASAADLFELIDQEFGGLSR, translated from the coding sequence GTGAGCGACCCGACCCGGGCAGCCGCCGAGACCTACCGGACCCTCACCCTCGTCCAGGATCTGCTGGCCGACGAACTCCTCGCGGACAGCGCCCTGGCCGTCCTCGCGCACGGCGCGGAACCCGCGCCCGGCCGCGACCCGCACCCGGCGGACCTCGCCGCGGCGCCGCTGTGGGGGCTGCTGCGGGCCGCCGGCTCCGAGCACCCCGGGCGCACGGCCGTCCTCGACACCGACGACGACACCGCCTCGCTGCGAGCCCTGCCCGCCGCCCTCGCCGCCGGCGAGCCCGAGCTGCTCCTGCGGCGGGGCACCGCACACGTGCCGCGGCTGCACGCCCGCCCCGCCGGGCCGCGCACACGGGCCGCCGGCCTCGACCCGGACGGCACCGTCCTGATCACCGGCGGCACCGGCGCCCTCGGCGCGCTGGTCGCCCGGCACCTGGTCACCCACCACGGCGTCCGGCGCCTGCTGCTCACCGGCCGCCGCGGCCCCGACGCCCCCGGCGCCGCCGACCTCACCGCCGAACTCACCGGCCTGGGAGCCACGGTCACCGTCACCGCCTGCGACACCAGCGACCGCGACGCCCTCGCCCGGCTGGTCGACGGCGTGCCCGCCCGACACCCGCTGACCGCCGTCGTGCACGCCGCGGGCGTCCTCGACGACGGCATCATCACCTCCCTCGACCGCGAGCGCTTCGACACGGTGTGGCGCCCCAAGGCCGACGGCGCCTGGTACCTGCACGAGCTGACCGCACACCAGGACCTGGCCGCGTTCGTCCTGTTCTCCTCCCTCGCCGGACAGGCGGGCAACGCGGGACAGGCCAACTACGCCGCCGCCAACACCTTCCTCGACGCCCTCGCCCACCACCGCCACGCCCAGGGCCTGCCCGCCACCTCCCTCGCCTGGGGCCTGTGGGGCGACAGCCAGGAGAGGGCGGGCGCCGGCCTCGCCACCCGCCTCGACGCGGCGGCCCTGGCCCGCGCCGCCCACGGCGGCCTGCTGCCGCTGTCCGCCGCCGACGGGCTCGCGCTCCTCGACGCCGCGCTCGCCACCGACGAACCCCTGCTGGTCGCCGCCCGCTTCGACCCGGCGGCGCTGCACGCCCGCGCCGCCGACGGCACCCTCGCCCACCGGCTGCGCGGCCTGGCGCCGCACACCGCACGCCGCGCCGCCCCACCCGCGGCCGACGCCACGGAACTGGCCCGGCGCCTCGCCGGCCTGGAACGGCCCCAGCAGGAGAAGGCCGTCCTCGACCTGATCCGCACCACCGTCGCCGCCGTCCTGGGACACGACGACGCCTCCCGCGTCGACGACGACCTCGCCTTCAAGACCGCGGGATTCGACTCCCTCACCGGAGGCGAACTACGCAAACGGCTCTGCGCGCTCACCGGCCTCGCGCTGCCCGTCACCCTCGCCTTCGACCACCCCACCCCCAACGCCCTCGCCCGGCATCTGCTCCGCAAGCTCGAACCGGCCGCCGCGCAGCCGCCCGTGCTCGCCGAACTCGACCGCCTCGAGGCCGCCCTGGCGAGCCCCGCCGACGACGAGGACCTGCGCCGCGCCGTCGCCGACCGGATGGCGAACCTGCTCGCCCTGTGGTCGGCGCCGGCCCGCGACGGCGGCCCTGACGACACCGCCGAAGGCGCCGGCCGCATCGAGTCCGCCTCCGCCGCCGACCTCTTCGAACTGATCGACCAGGAGTTCGGCGGGCTGTCGCGCTGA